The following coding sequences lie in one Rutidosis leptorrhynchoides isolate AG116_Rl617_1_P2 chromosome 6, CSIRO_AGI_Rlap_v1, whole genome shotgun sequence genomic window:
- the LOC139853883 gene encoding uncharacterized protein — protein MFWKENWLGETCLQTKFNWLFQFDQDKDAKVSDRVTWVNGNCEFNWQWCREPSGRTMAELSTLIELLNRYPLGSGNDSVPWKWQMAANGVFTTKKLNNIIMEKVYACEKSQPETMRNYLVPKKVEVFIWRARKKRLPTLSELYKTGVDLHSVRCHICDNDVESNEHALIFCNLAFDVWSRVYKWWGFGQYVYMSITKTFAGIVNQSNSELGANIWRAVEWTCGYILWKNRNSKIFKNKNSCAPSLLNEIQILSFDWISKRLKDPKIEWCSCLSNPQIYLFNSSFCYLSIIGLDLFFAR, from the coding sequence ATGTTCTGGAAGGAAAATTGGCTAGGGGAAACGTGTCTACAAACCAAGTTTAACTGGCTATTCCAATTTGATCAAGACAAGGATGCCAAAGTTAGTGATCGTGTTACGTGGGTAAACGGAAACTGCGAGTTTAATTGGCAGTGGTGTAGGGAACCATCAGGCAGAACCATGGCGGAGCTATCAACCTTGATTGAATTATTAAATAGGTATCCTCTCGGCAGCGGAAATGACTCAGTCCCTTGGAAGTGGCAAATGGCAGCGAACGGGGTGTTTACAACAAAAAAACTAAACAATATAATTATGGAGAAGGTTTACGCGTGTGAGAAAAGTCAACCCGAAACAATGCGAAACTATCTAGTCCCAAAAAAGGTGGAGGTTTTCATATGGAGAGCACGGAAAAAAAGATTACCGACACTAAGTGAACTCTATAAAACGGGGGTAGATCTCCATTCGGTGAGATGCCATATTTGTGATAATGACGTGGAATCGAATGAGCATGCTCTAATCTTTTGCAATTTAGCTTTTGATGTTTGGTCGAGAGTATACAAGTGGTGGGGTTTTGGGCAATACGTCTACATGAGTATCACGAAAACATTTGCAGGGATCGTAAATCAAAGTAATTCGGAACTCGGTGCGAATATATGGCGGGCGGTCGAATGGACATGTGGTTATATTCTTTGGAAGAATCGAAACTCCAAGATCTTCAAAAACAAGAACTCGTGTGCTCCTTCTTTGTTAAATGAGATTCAAATTCTAAGCTTTGATTGGATCTCAAAAAGACTAAAAGATCCAAAAATCGAATGGTGTTCCTGTTTATCAAATCCGCAAATCTATCTGTTTAATAGTTCGTTTTGCTATCTCAGCATCATAGGCTTAGATCTGTTTTTTGCTCGATAA